A single genomic interval of Lepisosteus oculatus isolate fLepOcu1 chromosome 12, fLepOcu1.hap2, whole genome shotgun sequence harbors:
- the ical1 gene encoding islet cell autoantigen 1-like isoform X2, which translates to MESHYGYSSDAYSRHVLGEDSSVMARMQKKFWKTKQVLIKATGKKEDEHVVASDADLDAKLEFFRSVQATCTELLKVIEKYQQRITHLSQEENELGLFLRFQAEHDKTKAGNMMDATSKALCTSAKQRLALCTPLHRLHQEVETFRRRAISDSLITVERMEKARTEYRGALLWMKDVSQELDPDTYKQLEKFRKVQAQVRNTKTQFDKLKNDVCQKVDILGASRCNMLSHSLGNYQTIQLHFWERTAQMMSEIHEAFKGYIPYEFTTLKDLRDPLEMLANDPEKEKMENIQDDVDKLILLDEEKPVGADSETAQSADGQSKDTDSSLCASLNSGRPSDTAKTLTEAADDDLLMILDTLNTPSSPTAPWSPVTQFCDMVPKDLLADLPEGEDAERSDLSFLKDLLSPGPAGNEEFNREWHDAFGNFEASTASAPLPGPTAALSPDQPSSPTGFLPSQLLDRSFSSTGWATPPMFQAQPLQTPQAPSQPVSPPTPPPNAPKMTSKASKSSRRDMSAWFNLFADLDPLANPDAIGRSDDELLNA; encoded by the exons ATGGAGAGTCACTATGG TTACTCCAGTGATGCCTACAGCCGTCACGTCCTGGGTGAGGACAGCTCGGTCATGGCTCGCATGCAGAAGAAGTTCTGGAAGACCAAGCAGGTCCTCATCAAAGCCACCGGAAAGAAGGAGGATGAGCACGTGGTGGCGTCCGACGCCGACCTGGACGCGAAATTAGAG TTTTTTCGATCTGTGCAGGCGACATGCACTGAACTTCTGAAAGTGATCGAGAAGTATCAGCAGAGGATAACTC ATTTATCCCAAGAGGAAAATGAATTGGGCTTGTTCCTGCGATTCCAGGCCGAACACGATAAAACCAAAGCAGGCAACATGATGGATGCCACCAGCAAGGCCCTCTGTACTTCAGCAAAGCAAAG GCTGGCCCTTTGCACTCCGCTGCATCGGCTGCACCAGGAGGTGGAGACGTTTCGGCGGCGTGCCATCTCCGACAGCCTGATCACGGTGGAGCGCATGGAGAAGGCCCGCACCGAGTATCGGGGCGCCCTGCTCTGGATGAAGGACGTGTCCCAGGAGCTGGACCCCGACACGTACAAACAGCTGGAGAAGTTCCGCAAG GTCCAAGCCCAAGTGAGAAACACTAAGACCCAGTTTGATAAACTGAAGAATGATGTGTGTCAGAAAGTAGACATTCTGGGGGCCAGTCGCTGCAACATGCTGTCACATTCCCTTGGCAATTACCAG ACCATACAGCTTCACTTTTGGGAAAGAACAGCTCAAATGATGTCAGAGATACATGAAGCATTTAAAGGCTACATTCCTTATGAATTTACTACACTAAAG GATCTGCGGGACCCACTGGAAATGCTCGCGAATGAtccagaaaaggaaaaaatggagaacatacaagatGACGTGGACAA ATTGATTTTGCTGGATGAAGAGAAGCCTGTAGGAGCTGATTCAGAAACAG CCCAAAGTGCTGATGGACAAAGCAAGGATACAGACAGCTCTTTGTGTGCCAGCTTGAACTCTG GTAGACCGAGCGACACGGCGAAGACACTCACAGAGGCTGCTGATGACGACCTGCTAATGATTCTCGACACCCTCAACACCCCCTCCAGCCCCACAGCCCCCTGGAGTCCGGTCACACAGTTCTGTGACATGG TTCCGAAGGACCTGTTGGCAGACCTGCCTGAAGGAGAGGATGCGGAACGGAGCGACCTGTCCTTTCTGAAGGACCTGTTGAGCCCAGGGCCTGCTGGGAATGAGGAGTTCAACAGAGAGTGGCACGATGCCTTTGGCAACTTTGAGGCCAGCACGGCCTCTGCCCCACTCCCGGGCCCCACAGCGGCCCTGTCACCCGATCAGCCCTCGAGCCCCACTGGCTTCTTACCCTCCCAGCTCCTTGATCGCAGCTTCAGCTCCACAG GATGGGCCACACCTCCCATGTTCCAGGCTCAGCCATTGCAAACTCCTCAGGCTCCCTCTCAGCCGGTTAGCCCACCCACGCCTCCTCCGAATGCCCCAAAGATGACAAGCAAGG CCTCCAAAAGCTCCCGCAGGGACATGTCGGCCTGGTTCAACCTGTTTGCCGACCTGGACCCTCTGGCCAACCCAGATGCGATCGGCCGCTCGGACGACGAGCTGTTAAACGCCTGA
- the ical1 gene encoding islet cell autoantigen 1-like isoform X3: MESHYGYSSDAYSRHVLGEDSSVMARMQKKFWKTKQVLIKATGKKEDEHVVASDADLDAKLEFFRSVQATCTELLKVIEKYQQRITHLSQEENELGLFLRFQAEHDKTKAGNMMDATSKALCTSAKQRLALCTPLHRLHQEVETFRRRAISDSLITVERMEKARTEYRGALLWMKDVSQELDPDTYKQLEKFRKVQAQVRNTKTQFDKLKNDVCQKVDILGASRCNMLSHSLGNYQTIQLHFWERTAQMMSEIHEAFKGYIPYEFTTLKDLRDPLEMLANDPEKEKMENIQDDVDNFVFIKNHAHLRALFNQTLILLDEEKPVGADSETAQSADGQSKDTDSSLCASLNSVPKDLLADLPEGEDAERSDLSFLKDLLSPGPAGNEEFNREWHDAFGNFEASTASAPLPGPTAALSPDQPSSPTGFLPSQLLDRSFSSTGWATPPMFQAQPLQTPQAPSQPVSPPTPPPNAPKMTSKASKSSRRDMSAWFNLFADLDPLANPDAIGRSDDELLNA; this comes from the exons ATGGAGAGTCACTATGG TTACTCCAGTGATGCCTACAGCCGTCACGTCCTGGGTGAGGACAGCTCGGTCATGGCTCGCATGCAGAAGAAGTTCTGGAAGACCAAGCAGGTCCTCATCAAAGCCACCGGAAAGAAGGAGGATGAGCACGTGGTGGCGTCCGACGCCGACCTGGACGCGAAATTAGAG TTTTTTCGATCTGTGCAGGCGACATGCACTGAACTTCTGAAAGTGATCGAGAAGTATCAGCAGAGGATAACTC ATTTATCCCAAGAGGAAAATGAATTGGGCTTGTTCCTGCGATTCCAGGCCGAACACGATAAAACCAAAGCAGGCAACATGATGGATGCCACCAGCAAGGCCCTCTGTACTTCAGCAAAGCAAAG GCTGGCCCTTTGCACTCCGCTGCATCGGCTGCACCAGGAGGTGGAGACGTTTCGGCGGCGTGCCATCTCCGACAGCCTGATCACGGTGGAGCGCATGGAGAAGGCCCGCACCGAGTATCGGGGCGCCCTGCTCTGGATGAAGGACGTGTCCCAGGAGCTGGACCCCGACACGTACAAACAGCTGGAGAAGTTCCGCAAG GTCCAAGCCCAAGTGAGAAACACTAAGACCCAGTTTGATAAACTGAAGAATGATGTGTGTCAGAAAGTAGACATTCTGGGGGCCAGTCGCTGCAACATGCTGTCACATTCCCTTGGCAATTACCAG ACCATACAGCTTCACTTTTGGGAAAGAACAGCTCAAATGATGTCAGAGATACATGAAGCATTTAAAGGCTACATTCCTTATGAATTTACTACACTAAAG GATCTGCGGGACCCACTGGAAATGCTCGCGAATGAtccagaaaaggaaaaaatggagaacatacaagatGACGTGGACAA ttttgttttcatcaaAAACCATGCTCATTTAAGAGCCCTCTTTAATCAAAC ATTGATTTTGCTGGATGAAGAGAAGCCTGTAGGAGCTGATTCAGAAACAG CCCAAAGTGCTGATGGACAAAGCAAGGATACAGACAGCTCTTTGTGTGCCAGCTTGAACTCTG TTCCGAAGGACCTGTTGGCAGACCTGCCTGAAGGAGAGGATGCGGAACGGAGCGACCTGTCCTTTCTGAAGGACCTGTTGAGCCCAGGGCCTGCTGGGAATGAGGAGTTCAACAGAGAGTGGCACGATGCCTTTGGCAACTTTGAGGCCAGCACGGCCTCTGCCCCACTCCCGGGCCCCACAGCGGCCCTGTCACCCGATCAGCCCTCGAGCCCCACTGGCTTCTTACCCTCCCAGCTCCTTGATCGCAGCTTCAGCTCCACAG GATGGGCCACACCTCCCATGTTCCAGGCTCAGCCATTGCAAACTCCTCAGGCTCCCTCTCAGCCGGTTAGCCCACCCACGCCTCCTCCGAATGCCCCAAAGATGACAAGCAAGG CCTCCAAAAGCTCCCGCAGGGACATGTCGGCCTGGTTCAACCTGTTTGCCGACCTGGACCCTCTGGCCAACCCAGATGCGATCGGCCGCTCGGACGACGAGCTGTTAAACGCCTGA
- the ical1 gene encoding islet cell autoantigen 1-like isoform X1: MESHYGYSSDAYSRHVLGEDSSVMARMQKKFWKTKQVLIKATGKKEDEHVVASDADLDAKLEFFRSVQATCTELLKVIEKYQQRITHLSQEENELGLFLRFQAEHDKTKAGNMMDATSKALCTSAKQRLALCTPLHRLHQEVETFRRRAISDSLITVERMEKARTEYRGALLWMKDVSQELDPDTYKQLEKFRKVQAQVRNTKTQFDKLKNDVCQKVDILGASRCNMLSHSLGNYQTIQLHFWERTAQMMSEIHEAFKGYIPYEFTTLKDLRDPLEMLANDPEKEKMENIQDDVDNFVFIKNHAHLRALFNQTLILLDEEKPVGADSETAQSADGQSKDTDSSLCASLNSGRPSDTAKTLTEAADDDLLMILDTLNTPSSPTAPWSPVTQFCDMVPKDLLADLPEGEDAERSDLSFLKDLLSPGPAGNEEFNREWHDAFGNFEASTASAPLPGPTAALSPDQPSSPTGFLPSQLLDRSFSSTGWATPPMFQAQPLQTPQAPSQPVSPPTPPPNAPKMTSKASKSSRRDMSAWFNLFADLDPLANPDAIGRSDDELLNA, encoded by the exons ATGGAGAGTCACTATGG TTACTCCAGTGATGCCTACAGCCGTCACGTCCTGGGTGAGGACAGCTCGGTCATGGCTCGCATGCAGAAGAAGTTCTGGAAGACCAAGCAGGTCCTCATCAAAGCCACCGGAAAGAAGGAGGATGAGCACGTGGTGGCGTCCGACGCCGACCTGGACGCGAAATTAGAG TTTTTTCGATCTGTGCAGGCGACATGCACTGAACTTCTGAAAGTGATCGAGAAGTATCAGCAGAGGATAACTC ATTTATCCCAAGAGGAAAATGAATTGGGCTTGTTCCTGCGATTCCAGGCCGAACACGATAAAACCAAAGCAGGCAACATGATGGATGCCACCAGCAAGGCCCTCTGTACTTCAGCAAAGCAAAG GCTGGCCCTTTGCACTCCGCTGCATCGGCTGCACCAGGAGGTGGAGACGTTTCGGCGGCGTGCCATCTCCGACAGCCTGATCACGGTGGAGCGCATGGAGAAGGCCCGCACCGAGTATCGGGGCGCCCTGCTCTGGATGAAGGACGTGTCCCAGGAGCTGGACCCCGACACGTACAAACAGCTGGAGAAGTTCCGCAAG GTCCAAGCCCAAGTGAGAAACACTAAGACCCAGTTTGATAAACTGAAGAATGATGTGTGTCAGAAAGTAGACATTCTGGGGGCCAGTCGCTGCAACATGCTGTCACATTCCCTTGGCAATTACCAG ACCATACAGCTTCACTTTTGGGAAAGAACAGCTCAAATGATGTCAGAGATACATGAAGCATTTAAAGGCTACATTCCTTATGAATTTACTACACTAAAG GATCTGCGGGACCCACTGGAAATGCTCGCGAATGAtccagaaaaggaaaaaatggagaacatacaagatGACGTGGACAA ttttgttttcatcaaAAACCATGCTCATTTAAGAGCCCTCTTTAATCAAAC ATTGATTTTGCTGGATGAAGAGAAGCCTGTAGGAGCTGATTCAGAAACAG CCCAAAGTGCTGATGGACAAAGCAAGGATACAGACAGCTCTTTGTGTGCCAGCTTGAACTCTG GTAGACCGAGCGACACGGCGAAGACACTCACAGAGGCTGCTGATGACGACCTGCTAATGATTCTCGACACCCTCAACACCCCCTCCAGCCCCACAGCCCCCTGGAGTCCGGTCACACAGTTCTGTGACATGG TTCCGAAGGACCTGTTGGCAGACCTGCCTGAAGGAGAGGATGCGGAACGGAGCGACCTGTCCTTTCTGAAGGACCTGTTGAGCCCAGGGCCTGCTGGGAATGAGGAGTTCAACAGAGAGTGGCACGATGCCTTTGGCAACTTTGAGGCCAGCACGGCCTCTGCCCCACTCCCGGGCCCCACAGCGGCCCTGTCACCCGATCAGCCCTCGAGCCCCACTGGCTTCTTACCCTCCCAGCTCCTTGATCGCAGCTTCAGCTCCACAG GATGGGCCACACCTCCCATGTTCCAGGCTCAGCCATTGCAAACTCCTCAGGCTCCCTCTCAGCCGGTTAGCCCACCCACGCCTCCTCCGAATGCCCCAAAGATGACAAGCAAGG CCTCCAAAAGCTCCCGCAGGGACATGTCGGCCTGGTTCAACCTGTTTGCCGACCTGGACCCTCTGGCCAACCCAGATGCGATCGGCCGCTCGGACGACGAGCTGTTAAACGCCTGA